Proteins from a single region of Desulfobacter postgatei 2ac9:
- a CDS encoding arsenate reductase ArsC: protein MDIKMKKSVLFVCSHNSARSQMAEAYLKKAGSKKFEVFSAGLEPGNLNAVVVEAMKQDGIDISGNRTKSVNEFLDAGVEFDYVITVCDESSAEQCPVFPGKGERMHWGFEDPSALEGTFDEKIIRVKQIRDQIRSRIDSWLEE from the coding sequence ATGGATATCAAGATGAAAAAAAGTGTTTTATTTGTTTGCAGTCATAATTCGGCCAGAAGTCAGATGGCAGAAGCTTATTTGAAAAAAGCAGGTTCAAAAAAATTTGAGGTGTTCAGCGCTGGTCTTGAGCCTGGAAACCTTAACGCTGTAGTTGTTGAAGCAATGAAACAGGATGGTATTGATATTTCAGGAAACCGGACCAAATCGGTTAACGAATTTCTGGATGCCGGCGTAGAATTTGATTATGTAATCACCGTATGTGATGAATCATCCGCAGAGCAATGCCCTGTCTTTCCTGGAAAGGGAGAACGAATGCACTGGGGCTTTGAAGATCCATCGGCGCTTGAAGGGACTTTTGATGAAAAAATCATAAGGGTAAAACAGATCCGGGATCAAATCCGATCCCGGATCGATAGCTGGCTTGAAGAATGA
- the ppk1 gene encoding polyphosphate kinase 1 codes for MSFDEQNNAIEREPISAKQQLSTQFDLDSSEWFLNRELTWLEFNRRVLHEGQDSRTPLLERVFFLSVVGSNLDEFFMKRIGGLKQLVGAGVKKLSVDGRTPQEQIYDCHIVVQDILKQNQMLEKELKTRLAEAGIVLMGYDQLTKEQKTFANNFFSDNVYPLLTPQGMDPAHPFPFISNLSLNLLVKVSYPNTEHAYLNRIKVPVDSGVSSRFIKIGEEDLYVPIEDVIANNLDLLFPGMVIESCDFFRVTRNAITERDQEQANDLLSMIESALRDRKFAEIVRLEVNPDMSMPLRGLLAAELNINEEKDVFEVEGIIAKRHLMQIAELDRQDLRFPPHQPVDHPELAGDDPNIFHIIKQRGSILLQHPYESFDTSVERFIKEASRDPKVLAIKMTLYRTAKQSRVMQYLIDAAQNGKQVAVVVELKARFDESANILWARSLEEVGIHVTYGVVDLKTHSKVIFVVRKDFDGLHRYAHIGTGNYHAGTARGYSDLGLLTCDAVIGSDLTELFNYLTTGYTLARKYKKLLPCPNFLKKKLLEKIDRESKLQAEGKAGLIQLKTNALEDKEITIALYKASQAGVHIDLIVRDSCRLRPGIPGLSENVRVISIVGRFLEHSRVFYFRNDGKEEYFISSADLMKRNLESRVEVCTPVESPRLQALLREMLDIQLNDRHSCWEMQSDGSYVQLQAQQGEDARSSFELLIKNAEKRLKTTHRMLLKKGKAASKKKK; via the coding sequence ATGTCTTTCGATGAACAGAATAATGCCATAGAACGTGAACCGATTTCAGCGAAACAACAACTTTCCACGCAGTTTGACCTGGATTCTTCGGAATGGTTCCTGAACAGGGAGCTGACCTGGCTGGAATTCAACCGCAGGGTCCTTCATGAAGGACAGGATTCACGTACCCCCCTTCTGGAACGGGTCTTCTTTCTCTCAGTCGTTGGCTCGAATCTTGATGAGTTTTTCATGAAACGTATCGGTGGACTCAAACAACTGGTAGGGGCCGGGGTCAAAAAATTGAGTGTCGACGGGCGGACACCGCAGGAGCAGATTTATGACTGCCATATTGTTGTTCAGGACATCTTAAAACAAAACCAGATGTTGGAAAAGGAGTTAAAGACACGGCTGGCTGAAGCGGGTATTGTTCTTATGGGCTACGACCAATTGACAAAAGAGCAGAAGACATTTGCCAACAATTTTTTTTCCGATAATGTATACCCACTCCTGACGCCCCAAGGAATGGATCCGGCACATCCCTTTCCTTTTATCTCCAACCTATCATTGAACCTTCTTGTCAAGGTAAGCTATCCCAATACGGAGCACGCGTATCTGAACAGAATCAAGGTTCCGGTCGACTCCGGGGTATCTTCGCGATTTATAAAGATTGGTGAAGAGGATTTATATGTGCCGATAGAGGATGTTATCGCCAACAACCTTGACTTGCTTTTCCCAGGTATGGTTATTGAATCATGCGATTTTTTCCGGGTAACCCGGAATGCCATTACTGAACGCGACCAGGAACAGGCTAACGACCTTCTGTCTATGATCGAATCGGCCCTCCGTGACAGAAAGTTTGCTGAGATCGTCCGGCTTGAGGTGAATCCGGATATGAGCATGCCTCTGCGAGGACTGCTGGCTGCAGAACTCAACATCAATGAAGAAAAGGATGTTTTCGAAGTTGAGGGAATCATCGCTAAGAGGCACCTGATGCAAATTGCCGAACTTGATCGGCAGGATTTGCGCTTTCCGCCTCATCAACCCGTGGATCATCCGGAACTGGCTGGAGATGATCCTAATATCTTTCATATCATAAAACAAAGGGGTTCCATTCTTCTGCAGCACCCATACGAATCGTTTGATACCTCAGTGGAACGGTTTATAAAAGAGGCCAGTCGGGATCCCAAAGTTTTAGCCATTAAGATGACGCTTTACCGGACAGCCAAGCAATCCAGAGTCATGCAGTACCTGATTGATGCAGCCCAGAACGGTAAGCAGGTCGCCGTGGTTGTGGAGCTGAAGGCTCGTTTCGATGAGTCGGCCAACATCCTCTGGGCCAGATCTTTGGAAGAGGTGGGTATCCATGTGACCTATGGGGTTGTTGACTTGAAAACCCACTCAAAAGTTATCTTTGTGGTACGCAAGGATTTTGACGGCTTGCATCGCTACGCCCATATCGGAACCGGCAACTATCATGCCGGTACTGCCCGGGGATACAGCGACCTTGGTCTCCTTACCTGTGATGCAGTCATTGGTTCCGATCTCACGGAGTTGTTTAATTATCTGACTACCGGATACACGCTTGCCCGTAAGTACAAGAAGCTTTTGCCTTGCCCCAATTTTTTGAAAAAAAAATTGCTGGAAAAGATTGACCGGGAGAGTAAGTTGCAAGCTGAAGGGAAGGCGGGACTAATCCAGTTAAAAACAAATGCCCTTGAAGACAAAGAAATTACAATTGCATTGTACAAGGCCTCTCAGGCCGGTGTTCACATTGATCTCATCGTCCGTGATTCCTGTCGGTTGCGGCCGGGCATTCCAGGACTCTCTGAGAATGTGCGGGTTATTTCCATCGTCGGCCGGTTTCTGGAACACTCAAGAGTGTTTTATTTTCGCAATGACGGTAAGGAAGAATACTTTATATCTTCGGCCGATCTGATGAAACGAAATCTCGAGAGTCGAGTCGAGGTCTGCACGCCTGTCGAATCTCCTCGCCTGCAGGCCTTATTGCGGGAGATGCTTGATATCCAGTTGAACGACAGGCACAGTTGCTGGGAGATGCAAAGTGACGGTAGCTATGTCCAACTGCAGGCGCAACAGGGTGAAGATGCGCGAAGTTCTTTTGAACTCCTCATTAAAAATGCGGAAAAGAGGCTGAAAACAACACACCGGATGCTACTGAAGAAAGGGAAGGCTGCGTCAAAAAAGAAGAAATAA
- the der gene encoding ribosome biogenesis GTPase Der: MKAVVALVGRPNVGKSTLFNRITKSRQALVDDMPGVTRDRHYADAQWDDKAFTLVDTGGFLSADDDYFASQIKEQLSRAVEEADILVFILDGRAGLSPYDRDLADFLRRTEKPVFYLINKVESLHRQEEELGEFYTLGMDRFYKVSAEHGLGVGDFLSDLVALLPNAPVIEESGESGESGESGESGESDESDEPGEDDVDGPIRIAIIGRPNVGKSSLANRLFGEQRMLVDDKAGTTRDAIELSVKRNGREFILKDTAGIRRKGKVTNKLEKISILKALDSMEDCDVALIVIDCSEGITDQDITIAGYAEKRGCGAVFLLNKWDLVDKSEKGQQAFIKELRRKARFLSFAPAVTISAKTGQSCHKIFDEVEKVYTEYCHRINTGMVNRIIEDAVSREEPSLHQGRRLKFFYASQVAVKPPCFVCFVNYPDAVHFSYKRYLVNQLRQMIPLTLTPVTLYFREKTGKIEFSGNTKEFRRIQEKKKKVMTKREKQRKEQSRKKRERDQKNTL; the protein is encoded by the coding sequence ATGAAAGCGGTTGTGGCCCTTGTCGGCCGCCCCAATGTTGGAAAATCTACACTGTTCAACAGGATTACAAAATCCCGCCAGGCCCTGGTGGATGATATGCCAGGTGTGACGCGGGACCGGCACTATGCCGATGCACAGTGGGATGATAAAGCCTTTACGCTGGTGGATACCGGCGGTTTTTTAAGTGCGGATGATGACTATTTTGCATCCCAGATCAAAGAGCAGCTGTCGCGGGCCGTTGAGGAGGCCGATATCCTGGTGTTTATTCTGGATGGTCGGGCAGGTCTTTCTCCCTATGACCGGGATCTTGCCGATTTTTTACGTCGCACCGAAAAACCGGTCTTTTATCTGATTAATAAGGTTGAAAGCCTGCACCGACAGGAAGAGGAGCTTGGAGAGTTTTACACCCTGGGGATGGACCGGTTTTACAAGGTATCAGCTGAACACGGTCTGGGGGTAGGGGATTTCCTTTCAGATCTGGTTGCCCTGCTGCCCAATGCTCCGGTCATAGAGGAATCGGGCGAATCGGGCGAATCGGGCGAATCGGGCGAATCGGGCGAATCGGACGAATCGGACGAGCCGGGAGAAGATGATGTCGACGGTCCCATCCGTATTGCCATTATCGGGCGTCCCAACGTGGGGAAATCCTCCCTTGCCAATCGGCTTTTCGGAGAACAGCGTATGCTGGTTGACGATAAGGCCGGCACCACAAGGGATGCCATTGAATTGTCCGTGAAACGCAACGGGCGGGAATTTATCCTTAAAGATACTGCGGGCATCCGCCGTAAAGGCAAAGTTACGAATAAACTTGAAAAAATTTCGATTCTTAAAGCCCTGGACAGTATGGAAGACTGTGATGTGGCCTTAATCGTCATCGACTGTTCCGAAGGAATTACCGACCAGGACATCACCATTGCAGGCTATGCCGAAAAAAGAGGATGCGGGGCTGTTTTCCTGCTCAATAAATGGGATCTTGTGGATAAATCCGAAAAAGGGCAGCAGGCGTTTATCAAAGAGTTGCGCCGGAAAGCAAGGTTTCTTTCCTTTGCGCCTGCCGTTACCATTTCAGCCAAAACCGGCCAGAGCTGCCACAAGATTTTTGATGAAGTGGAAAAGGTCTATACGGAATACTGCCACAGAATCAATACAGGCATGGTCAATCGGATTATTGAGGATGCCGTGTCCCGGGAGGAGCCTTCCCTTCATCAGGGCCGGCGCCTCAAGTTTTTTTACGCATCCCAGGTGGCTGTAAAACCCCCCTGTTTTGTCTGCTTTGTCAATTATCCCGATGCAGTGCACTTCTCTTATAAGCGTTATTTGGTCAACCAGCTGCGCCAGATGATCCCTTTGACCTTGACACCTGTTACGCTTTATTTCAGGGAAAAAACCGGTAAAATTGAATTTTCCGGCAACACAAAGGAGTTCAGGCGAATCCAGGAGAAGAAAAAGAAGGTCATGACAAAACGGGAGAAGCAGCGCAAGGAGCAAAGCCGCAAAAAACGCGAACGGGATCAGAAGAACACATTGTAA
- a CDS encoding replication-associated recombination protein A, which yields MDLFDHTAGQDMAGAAPLAERMRPRRLEDVVGQEHITSNGSLLERAVFEDRVFSMILWGPPGCGKTSLANVIAAQTKNQWVKISAVLSGVREVRQIIEAAQERRRLHNRRTLLFVDEIHRFNKSQQDAFLFHVENGLITLIGATTENPSFEVNPALVSRCRVFSLNSLSQDAIVRILNRALIDKVKGLGLSSDIFSKEAVEHIAAASDGDARAALTNLEACALNRRDGKTLDVDDVRGVVAQKLLRHDKAGEEHFNLISAFIKSVRGSDPDAAMYWLERMLAAGDDPIYILRRMIRLATEDIGLADPGALTMAMNADASFRRLGRPEGDGSLYQAAVYLATAPKSNAVYAAQKQVQEAVKKYGSLPVPMHIRNAPTGLMKQMGYGNGYKYAHDYTHGYASQSYLPESLEGRRFYHPTARGYEKTVKQRLEAWLDLKKNTINT from the coding sequence ATGGATCTTTTTGATCATACCGCCGGTCAGGATATGGCGGGGGCTGCACCATTGGCCGAACGTATGCGGCCCCGGCGACTGGAAGATGTTGTGGGGCAGGAGCATATCACGTCCAATGGCAGCCTGCTTGAACGCGCCGTGTTCGAAGATCGGGTTTTTTCCATGATTCTGTGGGGACCGCCGGGGTGTGGTAAAACCTCCCTGGCCAATGTTATCGCGGCCCAGACCAAAAACCAATGGGTCAAAATTTCTGCGGTGTTGTCGGGCGTCAGGGAGGTCCGGCAGATCATTGAGGCGGCACAGGAGAGAAGACGGCTTCACAACCGGCGGACTCTCTTGTTTGTGGACGAGATCCATAGGTTTAACAAATCCCAGCAGGATGCCTTTCTTTTCCATGTGGAAAACGGATTGATCACCCTGATCGGGGCCACCACGGAAAACCCTTCCTTTGAAGTCAATCCCGCCCTGGTATCCAGATGCCGGGTTTTTTCCCTGAACAGCCTGTCCCAGGATGCTATTGTACGGATTTTGAACCGGGCTTTAATCGATAAAGTCAAGGGGCTTGGGCTGTCATCAGATATATTTTCCAAAGAGGCTGTTGAACACATCGCCGCCGCATCTGATGGAGATGCAAGGGCGGCACTGACAAACCTTGAGGCCTGTGCGTTGAACCGCAGGGACGGCAAAACGCTGGATGTGGACGATGTCAGGGGCGTGGTGGCCCAAAAACTTTTACGCCATGACAAGGCAGGGGAAGAGCACTTTAACCTGATCTCCGCCTTTATCAAAAGTGTGCGGGGCAGTGATCCGGACGCGGCCATGTACTGGCTTGAGCGGATGCTGGCTGCGGGAGATGACCCCATTTATATATTACGACGGATGATTCGCCTTGCCACCGAGGATATCGGCCTTGCCGATCCCGGGGCGTTGACCATGGCCATGAATGCGGATGCCTCATTCAGGCGCTTGGGCCGCCCCGAAGGGGACGGTTCTTTGTACCAGGCCGCTGTGTATTTGGCGACAGCGCCAAAAAGTAATGCCGTGTATGCGGCCCAGAAACAGGTTCAGGAGGCCGTGAAAAAATATGGGTCTCTGCCCGTGCCCATGCATATCCGAAATGCGCCCACCGGATTAATGAAACAGATGGGTTACGGCAACGGTTACAAGTACGCCCATGATTACACGCATGGGTATGCATCCCAGTCTTATTTGCCGGAATCCCTTGAAGGCAGACGATTCTACCATCCCACCGCCAGGGGGTATGAAAAAACAGTAAAGCAGCGCCTTGAGGCATGGCTGGATCTGAAAAAGAACACGATAAACACCTGA